The Pseudochaenichthys georgianus chromosome 20, fPseGeo1.2, whole genome shotgun sequence genomic interval cggtctgcagagtcacaggagctccaacaagccgttatACAGAGATCctattgcacaatataaatctattttagtagacttcaacaatggaattatgatcagtagaaatggccatgacatgggacctttaagtaaaagtcctgtattaaaaatgttactcaattaaaagtacaaaagtatgggcatgcaaatatagttaaagaaccaaaagtaaaagtattcattgtgcagattggtcatTTAAGGAGGCtgatgttaaattacaggctgtttttttttaacattattcagactcggCTCTCTgagctaaagcttcttttaaatgttgataaaaccaaactaatgctcttttctaaagctaaaaagactacAGACACggctttggatattgttactatgcaaggacaagtactcaAAGTGGgtacctgttataaataccttggtatctggcttgatgattgtcttacttttaaacttcaggtcaataatctgcttaaaaagctgagggttaggctagggttctttttcagaaacaagtcctgtttctcgcttgaggccaggaaaaggctctgtgaccttttgacctgtgctggactatggtgatttgatatatgaatgcacctgcccatctgatttaagtgttataaatagtgtttatcattaatctagtcacttgtggagtaaagtacaccatttacctttggtgtggagtagaaatacaacataacatggaaatactcaagtacagtaAATGTGTTTACATCATGAGGGGTTTCAGTCTGGCTATAAGTATGGTTTTATTGACTCGTGCTTTTACATTAGTTTATTTTTGTCCTATCGGTTTTGTCTACATGTATTTATGctgctttttttttacatatgtattgatgtacagcactttggtcaactctgttgtttttaaatgtgctataaataaagttggattggaagtaaagtacctcaacattgtaAGTACAATAATTGAGTTAATGTATATAGTTACTTAACACCACTGTcaacagcatttaattatttTCATAGTAAGAAATAGACCAATTAACTAAAAATATGTGATAGAAAATGCAACATCAACAATTTTATATATctatatttttttcttctgtgcgTCGAATCTGCCGATACGTTTTAAAACCCTGCACCAATAGTAGCGAAAGTGCTGCACTGACGCCGTTTCTGCGTTTACATATCCCCACAGATTTCATCATCTCCTCTCTTGTTACTGAGGTCCATGCTTCGTAGAACATCAGAACTGCTGAGGACCAGCACCGAGAtatcctccttctcctccctgtGGTCAAAGACCCGGTCCGGAAACAACAACAGACCGTTTTCCGTGTCTCTGTGCCTGTTTAAGAGGAACAAGAAGAGAAGTCTTTGGCTGCAGGAAGGACGAACCATGGACGGAAACATGGAGGAGATTCTGGCCCCTTTGAGGCTGGCAGTCAAAGAACAGGTAACAAAGACATCCATAATGACTTAAAACTGATGTGGTATGGGTTTCTTTAGGGTTCGATAGCTTTGTATTACCTCTGCAAGGTGACAGCTAGGTTGTTAGCATGCAAGCTAACCGGCTAACCggttcctttttttaaatttaaatgtttgtatttaatttttctttctttctttaattCAAACGATTTATTGATTTgattttttgattttattagaTAATTGTTTACGTCACCGGTTCCTCGTGAAGCTGTCAATGAAAGAGCCattagctaaatgctaacactaGTCGGCAGTAATGTCTGCACCCTTTGCCACGTTTCAATGAGCTGCTGCAGATATCTGTGAGCAGGGTGGGGTTTAAAGAAGAAATTCATGCTGCTACAAAAAAAAAGATGTTATTAAACCAGAGGTAAAAAGCAGTCTAAAGCCCCTCTCTGTTTTTAGGGGGAACGGGTGCGTCAAATGAAACAGGATGGAGCTCCTGATGTGGATGTTACTAAAGCTGTGGCTGAACTGAAGGCGAGGAAGAGGGCTTTTGAAACCAAGGTGAGTCTCGTTCAACTGTATATGATGCAATATATTTAGTATCAATTCAAGCATCTGTTCTGAGGAATAGGACTGTAAAACACTTGCCAGCTCTCCACTTAATGACCAGGCTGTGCCGCATATATGATGCACTTTAATTAAAATATTGGCAGCGTGTGCCAACTTGTTTTGTTCATTTTTAAACTGCTATTGTGACAAGCAGACTGGGAATTGGGCGCTTGCTGGAGATGCAGGTGTTTGACACATCATGGTAGATATTATAATCAGATGCATTCAACCTGGTTATAACACATCTGGTGTCAAACCTATTCAAAATATGCAATATTCCTAGAGTCAGCTGTCAGTGCTGAACTGTGGGTTTTTAAAACGGGCGCATTGATGCTCCTCAAGCAGCCTTCCATAGCCCGGTTGCGGATACAATGTTTTGGACAAGCAACTTATTTGATCATGTCTTGATGCGTTTCTTTCCTGGGACCGAATTGGCTGACTATGAGGTGTCAAGAATGGAGTAAATATCCTTCTCATTGCAGGAACTGTCATTACAACCCAAAGATGACATCGTTGACAGAACCAAGATGGAGGACACCCTCAAGAGGAGATTCTTCTACGACCAGGCCTTTGCCATCTATGGAGGTAAGACTGAGAGCTAGTGTTAAAGGTCCCTATCATACTGCTTCTCATcactatatcacaggtctcagatatatccagagcctgtctctgattggctgaaacaccaaacagatcattgcagctttacccataatcccctctgtttcagccctgcttccaaagtgctgattctcagtCTGTtattttagatgaaaataaggagcccctccccacgcccctctgagagaggtttggttacaaagaactcaatggtgctctaggaggagattcaggtgataagggggggttaccctggttgctgattggctaatggttacacaagacaacacatcgttatgacatcataaagtggccaaaatctgatcagctcgttttcagacaggtttttatagaaatggatcaaaaagagagagaatctttgttcctgaaactttcagagtctctttccacagaggggacacatgttgatgtagaagagacatgaagaagaggggacacatgttgatgtagaagagacatgaagaagaggggacacatgttgatgtagaagagacatgaagaagaggggacacatgttgatgtagaagagacatgaagaagaggggacacatgttgatgtagaagagacatgaagaagaggggacacatgttgatgtagaagagacatggagaagaggggacacatgttgatgtagaagagacatgaagaagaggggacacatgttgatgtagaagagacatgaagaagaggggacacatgttgatgtagaagagacatggagaagaggggacacatgttgatgtagaagagacatgaagaagaggggacacatgttgatgtagaagagacatggagaagaggggacacatgttgatgtagaagagacatgaagaagaggggacacatgttgatgtagaagagacatgaagaagaggggacacatgttgatgtagaagagacatgaggaagtggATGGGCAGGTTCGTCTTTCAGCCCTCTGTTACCATGCAGTCTTGCCCCTCAGGTGTGAGCGGCCTGTATGACTTCGGCCCTGTCGGCTGCGCCCTGAAGAACAACATCCTGCAGGTGTGGAGGCAGCACTTCATCCAGGAGGAGCAGATCCTGGAGATCGACTGCACCATGCTCACCCCCGAGGCCGTCCTCAAGTAGGTGTTTCGCCCATCATATCATGGCTTAGACATGACagatagagacactacaaactgatatacacctgaacatcagcaggagaggactctttaaagtagagacactacatactgatatacacctgaacatcagcaggaggactctttaaagtagagacactacatactgatatacacctgaacatcagcaggagaggactctttaaagtagagacactacatactgatatacacctgaacatcagcaggagaggactctttaaagtagagacactacatactgatatacacctgaacatcagcaggagaggactctttaaagtagagacactacatactgatatacacctgaacatcagcaggagaggactctttaaagtagagacactacatactgatatacacctgaacatcagcaggagaggactctttaaagtagagacactacatactgatatacacctgaacatcagcaggagaggactctttaaagtagagacactacatactgatatacacctgaacatcagcaggagagaactctttaaagtagagacactacatacggatatacacctgaacatcagcaggagaggactctttaaagtagagacactacatactgatatacacctgaacatcagcaggagaggactctttaaagtagagacactacatactgatatacacctgaacatcagcaggagaggactctttaaagtagagacactacatactgatatacacctgaacatcagcaggagaggactctttaaagtagagacactacatactgatatacacctgaacatcagcaggagaggactctttaaagtagagacactacatactgatatacacctgaacatcagcaggagaggactctttaaagtagagacactacatactgatatacacctgaacatcagcaggagaggactctttaaagtagagacactacaaactgatatacacctgaacatcagcagaatatGTCCTTATAAACACTATAATGTAATATTTCTTCTCATAATTCTAGGACATCAGGACATGTGGACAAATTTGCTGACTACATGGTGAAAGACGTGAAAAATGGCGAGTGCTTCAGGGCTGACCACCTCCTCAAAGGTAAGCCTTTTGTACATCCTGTGTGTATttagcagaggtgggagtaagtcccacatgagcaagtctcaagtcttgacctacaagtatcaagcaagtcccaagtcactgtggtgagtcaagtcattgctcaggtcaagcaagtcaagtctgacgaataagcccagtttccgcatttaaatcagttaaaagaccgtggttatgaaaatggattcaacccacactatgatcttcattacatacacagttaatcatttgaaatctaatttagaccgatgacaatcatattGGATTCATATTAACCCCAGAACTGCAGACAATAAGCTAGGACTCAAGAAGTCTAttcaaaaaggcagaattccaggtaagaaaatcGTATATGGCATTttccattacacatatttaatttaaacgtgttaacactagaaccgccaacagcgtcagcacctacatagatatcattttcaaatcatttaatttgttcctcttcataatttccttataaactaatgtcctgcaggtcacccttgaccccgtcacctggttaaataaaggctacaaacaaacaggacgatttaaaactcacttaatttggttaatttagaaattgcttcagcttatcatcataacagataaaaaagttcagattcattttacaataaatcaaggaatgatgctcttctacaaacaaaaacaacataattaaaacatttaaacaaactactaaatgtcaatgaactacattattcagtatcagggttagtcaaaatgaatcccttggcggttctagtgttcatttaccgttttgtcttctctttgcttaatcgatttgaaaccaagtctaacgtagcttaaacttagcgttagctttctagctaacacaacacatgcacgcaccTTTCTCTGTGGTTTTTTTTTGTAGTAACGAATGAAGTTGGATGCTGTGGTGGTCgtgtcactgatctttatgctgcagaccctgcataccgctgttctcttcttattacTGGCATCGACAacataatccttgaatccaaacttcacTATTTGTGGAGCgctagccgctgccatgttaactgacACTCCTGCCGGCGtctagtgggttgccaggtttgcgcgcatggcgctataatcacgtttttcgaaaaaactaaatgtaatatctcactacagaaacagacgcaaatatttaattttaaacactcaagtcctttcaagtcatctatctcaagcttaagtcaagtctcaagtcatgaataccaagtcaaagtgaagtcttttatcaatgttagtcaagcaagtctcaagtcaaaaaatatgcgactggagtccccacctctggtatTTAGTGATTTACACTAAACTAAAGATTAGTCATCCTAACACAGCAGGGTCTTTGTAGGTTTTTCATGTGGATTATTCATGGGTGTGCCGAGTGAGGGGGGATGGAGGCGATCAAGCTTGTGTTGTCAGTGGCTGCTGCTGGTTGGGATGCTCTGAGTATCACTGTGGTGCCTGAGGGAGAATGGAAGTTGCTGGAACAGCAGAAATCACACGGCTTTCATAGCCGTGTGAGCTGGGACCACAGAGACTGGAGCTGTGCCAACGAGCCGGCAGACATAATGTGAGATACAGGAAGAACGTGTCATTTCCTTGAAGGCTAATTGGCTCCGATGACAAAAAAGGAATGACGTAATTCATGAAAATGTTATTTAATGAAAGtatgttatttattatctgagatATGGAACGTGTGCTTATTTATTATGTTGTAACACCTTGTACAACATGCTTTGGCAATACTATGTTTGGATATTGTCATGTCAATGAAAGCGATATCTTTTCACGATGCAGATTAGTTTCGAGACCATTCTCACACTTCTCAAGATGAATTTCTTCCATTTGATTTGTATAGTCTGTTTAGCATTGTCCCACGTTTGTAAGAGTATTGATTTGATGTCTCTGTGTGTCCGACAGCCCACCTCCAGAAGCTGATGTCCGATAAGAAGTGCTCAGCGGATAAGAAGGCTGAGATGGAGGAAGTCACCACTCAGGTCCGTTGTAACCGAGACAAAATGCTCTCTAGTGGAAAAGCTGGTTCTGACAGTTTTTAATAATTCCCTGTTTCGCCTATTTCTGTTCCAGATGGACAACTACACCCAGCAGGAGCTCACCGACTTCTTTGTGAAATACAACGTGAAGTCTCCCATCACAGGAAATGACCTCACCGCTCCTACCCTTTTCAACCTGATGTTCCAGACGTCCATCGGACCAGGAGGGAACATGACGGGGTAAAAATAAAACGCAATACAGCGGAGGATGCAGTCTTACAGATGCTATGTTTTGGAAACGCACCGTATTTGTCTTGATGAGCATCTTTCCTAAGACATGTGGACCACTTTGCTGACTATGTGCTGACTATGTGCTGACTGATTTGCCGTGACTCCGCAGCTATCTGAGGCCTGAAACCGCTCAGGGAATCTTCCTCAACTTCAAGCGACTGCTGGAGTTCAACCAGGGAAAACTTCCCTTCGCTGCTGCTCAAATAGGAAACTCCTTCAGGAACGAGATCTCTCCTCGCTCTGGACTCATCCGCGTCAGGTGAGAGATCCACCAACACCTTTTGATTTGATCCGTATTCAGAATGACTCATGATGTTAAACAGGAATATTACAtggtttagttgaatactcgattctgattggtcaattcagaacacgtgacaccttgttaatccagtagtacagaccgctgtcaaggactcatTGCCCGTTGTtgaggacgctcacatctgcagaaagaagtccggtcgatttaactgcgtgccgtttgcttttcaaactgggacaagaaaacagcggagaagtaacggggcagaaaccctcctttttacgcagcggtccagacatagacatcaaacggcgacacatattcagtgtgcagttcctttggcattagggcagggatatctagatacttcccaaggtttgacatactgagtcgtgctacttttaaagcaagcaacgatgttttcaaacctgtaatcaaaaagctcctcaaaacgctatcgaagcagttcctgccgttgctacggaggatcaagaaagagaaaggaaaagacggagcgctggacgtcagataaatccccAGAAGGAGGCAGAGGGCAAGTGCACACTAACAGGGACACGGTGTGGGCGCTGCAGAGTTTAAGGACTTGTTAGTGGATCAGAAACCGTGGACAGTGTCGCCGTAAAGTTGTTGTTGTCGCAGTTCCAGCCGTTGGTGCGCCGGAACggagttttctttttcttagCGGAAGAAATACGATCATTTTTAAGTCAATGAaatcatttcaattaatattgggagtcgagTCGTTAGTTTGTTTAGTATCTGGCCGTGAGATAAGcgtaatgaccaagtcgctgcacattatcccttacagaTAATCACTCCTCAGGCCAGAGGATGGTTAAACACCtgcacttttgaaagaacatccatctgtttgcaacttatatatatcaatattccaattacttgtatatagactgttCTGCACTGTTTCTATTATATTCAATttcatttacttgcactattatctgttttattgtgttggagGAGCCTAAGATTGTCGTTGtcgtaactacactgtagctatgcacacatgaccataaaagccttgaatcttgaatccaCGTTTCCCCACAGAGAGTTCACCATGGCTGAGATCGAGCACTTTGTGGATCCAAGTGAGAAAATCCACCCCAAATTCTCCAATGTAGCCGACCTGGACCTCACGCTCTACTCCTCCAAGGCTCAGACCAGCGGACAGTCTGCAAAGATCATGAGGCTGGGGGACGCCGTGGAGCAGGTGGGAGTCACTAGATAAGCCTTTTAGGTCACTCGGCAACACATCACCTGATTTGATTGGATATTAATGTATGTATTGTTAATAATACTGTGTTCCATGCTCAATATTATCTCGTCTAATGTGGCTTTATAACCAAGCTTGAATCGGTATTAGGCAGCTTCAGTGACAAAAGCTCAGACACTTTGAAGTTATTCTTCTTTTGTGACAAGAACATTTCAATTTGCACCATGGTgaagattttggccactttgtgatgtcataacaatgtgttgtcttgtgtaaccattagccaatcagcatccaaggtaaccccccccccttatcacctgagtctcctctagagcaccatttagttctttgtaaccaaatgtctctcagaggggcgtggggaggggctccttattttcatctgaagtaacagacagagaatcagcactttggaaacagggctgaaacggaggggattatgggtaatgctgcaatgatctgtttggtgtttcagccaatcagagacaggttctgtatatatctgagacctgtaatatattgatgaaacacAGTATAATaagggacctttaaataataataataatatacactttatttgtatagccccTTTCATGCACAAAGCAGCCCAAAGTGCGttacagaacaagataaaacatcaaaagtgATCCTAATGAAATTCCCTTGAATTAAAGCTGGCAATACATTTAAATAGGttcaaataaaacaattaaaaaaaaatgtaaaataaaagcaaaataGTAAAAATACAGTAAAACATGGACAATGATACCGGTGAGAATTCAAAGTTGACCCAAATTTAAAAGCGatattaaaaatatgttttggacTACACACCTCTGGAATAACAAAGCACTTTAATTACGACTGCTAATTAGTCCCTTTTTAGACTGTGCTGTTTAAGGCGAGTGAACTTGCCGGTGCCAAAGACACATTTCCATTTGATCTGAATCTGAAAAAAAGATATACTCGGttcaatagagaaccgcagtgacgcgtcctaaaacccggaagtaagttagcatttttaccacgtccggttccttcgataaaaagcaacaggatttctccagagggtttgggaaaagagctggaaataaggtctgaggttgagacaaattgaagagacggatcacgttttgttctacgacattaaatccatcagcagtcactccactggtgatttctgaagagttgacgtgtctgaaaaacgatggttgttaccaagtggctgaataggactacagaagttgtccaggccgttttacgtcattacaccgaacacgtaaacactcctctaagttagtttctgttctgcttgaaagcaagtccctgcctcctgcaaagtgttcaaacaaacgcttcaactcgtaCCATTTACAATCTGTACGTTTGAATATCGATCTTtcagttggcgtgacgttgaagcagcgaccctgctggagttcctttatagcataacgttagcattttgcttctggcgactagatttatgctttgaaaatgataaaagtaggatagacatttggatattatccggctgaacaaaacgtgacccgtctcttaaatgcgtctcaaccacagacctgatttccagctattttcctaaatcctatggagagatTACATTGCGTTTTGACGAaagaaccggaaggagtttacatccgggtttaggacgcgtcactgcggttctcaaTGAGCACATGAAACCTGTGGTCAATATTATCTCGTGTAATATGGCTTTATAACCAAGCTTGTATCGGTATTGGGCAGCTTCAGTGACAAAAGCTCAGACACTTTAAGAAGAAAATTGCAATTTGCACCATGTTGAACCACGACTTTTTACAAATAAATTCTAGTAGAAATGGCATCTTGTATCACCAAgcaaaacattttaccaacagtAATTCCAAGTCCACCTTGAGTTAGGTTAGTTTCAATTGAGAATAATCTCCTTTCACACTAATCCATCcttctgttattttgtatatattcatggttgtgtttttatttagttaaaaatgtatatattttttttaactaaataaaaacacaattaaaaaaaaaaatatatatatattgttgtgtttttatttagttaaaaataGGTATATACATTTTTGCACACATAtttttatacatatatttgtatattcgggattgtgggaaacggtatttcgatctctctgtacacacaaactggaagattgaCAATGAAGTGTTCTTTCAGGGAGTGATCAACAACACCGTCCTGGGATACTTCATCGGGAGGATCTACCTCTACCTCACTAAAGTGGGTATCTCCAAAGACAAGCTGCGCTTCCGTCAGCACATGGACAACGAGATGGCTCACTACGCCTGCGACTGCTGGGACGCTGAAACCAAAACCTCCTATGTACGTACTGTCGCGCTTACGTCCTCGTAGCTCGGCAGGGAGTCCGTGTGCTTTTAAGTGAATATCTTTTCGTTGCAGGGCTGGATCGAGATCGTGGGATGTGCCGACCGCTCCTGCTTCGATCTGCAATGCCATGCGAAAGCTACAAAGGTCCCGTTGGTCGCTGAGAAGCCTCTCAAAGAACCCATATCCTTTTTCATTAAACTCGCTGTTCCATCAAGTCTCAAAAGAAACAGCTTGTATGCTTTTCCCGTTATCAACGATATCAACCTGAAAACGAGCatgatagggcccctttaaggcaTTTTATTGCTCTTAACTCCTCCACACAAAATCGTAAACGTGGTCCAGTTCGAGGCCAACAAAGGAGCCATCGGGAAGGCGTACAAGAAGGACGCTAAGATCGCCATGGAGTATCTGTCCGGGTGTGACGAGAGCTTCATCGCCGAGCAGGAGCAGCTGCTCACTGACGCTGGGTGAGGCCCGTTAGCCGCAGACACACGAGGTTGTTGATTGGTTTGATATTCGCAGCACACTCAAGGCTGTTCCTCTTATTGTGCAGAGAGTTCACCATCGAGTCAGAAGGCAAGTCCTTCAAACTCACGAAGGACATGGTCAGCGTGAAGCGGTTCCAGAAGACTCTGCACGGTGAGGATTTCATGTAGAGCTGCTACTAATGGATCATTTAGTTACAATTCATCTGCTGATCATTGTTCTTGATATATTATTCGGTCTTTGAAATCCATCCCAAGTCTTTTTGTTTGTCAAAAAGCCAAAGATATTCCCTTTTTGATAAGACAAATAGAACCCAAGAAACCTCCATATTCgagtgtctaaaaatagaaataACAACTTTTTATTATCATCGACTTATCCCTGAAGCGATAGTTTAAGTTTAGATATATTTTATTGATCCATATGTGGAGATATCCTGCTCGGTGCGACGATTGTGTGAGGTCGTCTTTGAATTGGAAAGTTGTGGTTTGAGGTGTGGATATTTGGAGCGACTGCTTTAACGTCGTCTGCGTGTCTTGGTCGTCCACAGTGGAGGAAATAGTTCCCAATGTAATCGAGCCCTCCTTCGGTATCGGCAGGGTCATGTACTCCATCTTTGAGCACACGTTCCAGGTCAGAGAAGGTGATGACCAAAGAACGGTAAGTTCATGAACTGGATCTGAAATATTACAGGATATTCACTTAAGAGCGTGTTTCCGCCATTAATGCAATTCCCGTTTTCTTCTCCCTGCAGTACTTCAGCTTCCCTGCCACGGTCGCTCCTTACAAATGCTCCGTCCTGCCTCTGAGTCAAAACCAGGATTTCGTGCCCTTCGTGAAGCAGTTATGTAAGCGCCCACATAATGATAACCTCCAGTATCCGATCTATTCCCGTCACGGAGGAGGGAGAACATGCTGCCGTTTTGTTAACTCGCCTTCTCCTCTTTCAGCCGAGGCGATGACGAAGAACAACGTGTCCTACAAGGTGGACGACTCGGCGGGATCCATCGGGAGACGCTACGCCCGGACGGATGAGATCGGCGTGGCGTTCGGCATCACCATCGACTTCGACACGGTGAACAAGACGCCTCACACCGCCACGCTGAGAGACCGGGACTCCATGAGGCAGATCAGGGCCGAGGTACTGCACTAAATCACTACTTtacgtcctgcgcctcactgaAATAGATCCTTAGTCGCACTTCTCCACGGTTTGTCACTCTGAATGAAGACCATTTGCATATGTAGAGGGCGCTCTGCATTCAGGGGGAGGACAGGATTAAACGGGTGGATGCTTTGACACAAATCCATCGCTTTGGACATCACTTCCTGTCAGCTGAGGGGctgtttcttcttttaaatgtacACAAGCCACAACAATGCTCATGTTGGCTTTGTGCACGAAACCAAAGCCTGAAGCATCTTATTTGGGTTTTACGTTTCTTCCAGTTGTATGCATGTGACTTCAGTTTGTAGATTGAGGACCAGAGAGTGTTGTGTCTAACGTCTGCTACATATCATGTGTAGATGAGCTGTTCTGCGCCTCTAGCTCGGAGTCAAATGAAGGTCGTTCGTTGCCCAAAGTGTCGACCTTTTTCATCTATTTATTGCTCGACATCCCTTCAAATAGTTTCCTAAACGCTGCCGCCTTTCACCTCACCGTGTTTTCCTCTCCTCAGGTCAGCGAGTTGCCTGACATCGTTCGAGACTTGGCCAACGGATCACTGACCTGGGCCGAGGTGGAGAGCAAGTTCCCCCTCTTCGAAGGCCAGGAGACCGGCAAGAAGGACACGGTCGAAGAGTAACGCCCCCCCCCCAATGAAAACCCCACGGACTTGCATCACCAGGAAGAATATTGCAGCTGTATTTTGTACAGAGGTGCACTCCACTGCAATCACTAAATTGTCATGTATTCATCATATCTAGCGGTTGTGGAAGGCTTGCACAGGACTGATTTCTCCGACTAGCGACACTTCATCCATGTACGGCACGTCGATGT includes:
- the LOC117465568 gene encoding glycine--tRNA ligase-like — encoded protein: MLRRTSELLRTSTEISSFSSLWSKTRSGNNNRPFSVSLCLFKRNKKRSLWLQEGRTMDGNMEEILAPLRLAVKEQGERVRQMKQDGAPDVDVTKAVAELKARKRAFETKELSLQPKDDIVDRTKMEDTLKRRFFYDQAFAIYGGVSGLYDFGPVGCALKNNILQVWRQHFIQEEQILEIDCTMLTPEAVLKTSGHVDKFADYMVKDVKNGECFRADHLLKAHLQKLMSDKKCSADKKAEMEEVTTQMDNYTQQELTDFFVKYNVKSPITGNDLTAPTLFNLMFQTSIGPGGNMTGYLRPETAQGIFLNFKRLLEFNQGKLPFAAAQIGNSFRNEISPRSGLIRVREFTMAEIEHFVDPSEKIHPKFSNVADLDLTLYSSKAQTSGQSAKIMRLGDAVEQGVINNTVLGYFIGRIYLYLTKVGISKDKLRFRQHMDNEMAHYACDCWDAETKTSYGWIEIVGCADRSCFDLQCHAKATKVPLVAEKPLKEPKIVNVVQFEANKGAIGKAYKKDAKIAMEYLSGCDESFIAEQEQLLTDAGEFTIESEGKSFKLTKDMVSVKRFQKTLHVEEIVPNVIEPSFGIGRVMYSIFEHTFQVREGDDQRTYFSFPATVAPYKCSVLPLSQNQDFVPFVKQLSEAMTKNNVSYKVDDSAGSIGRRYARTDEIGVAFGITIDFDTVNKTPHTATLRDRDSMRQIRAEVSELPDIVRDLANGSLTWAEVESKFPLFEGQETGKKDTVEE